Genomic segment of Pseudomonas sp. CCI4.2:
TCCAACCACCCCCCCCAAACAGCGGCGGAACACCCCAAAAAGATGAAGAACAGCGTAAAGATCCAGCCCAACATCGAAATAGGCCAGTCGCAGCTAGATGAGAAAACTTGAGTCAAAAAGCTCGTGTTCGGCGCGCAGGCAACTGAAGCGGTAATACCAACGGCTTTAGATAACGGGATCCAAAACACTGAAAAGCCATACGCCATGCCGATACACAAGTGGATCGCTAGAGCGGCAGGTGGGACTAACCATCGGTTAAACCCGGGCTTAGCGATAATGCGTTCTTTGGATAAAAAAGCAGGCTGCGCAACAAGGCCGCTTAGAGTGGCACTTTTATTCATTATTATTACCCCAAATGGTACATACGCATGGCTGAACACCTTATTGCGCCCGCAGCCTTCTATCCTCAAAGGGCGTTTGCTTTTTACGGCAGAAATTCTGATGACGTGACAAAACGACGCAGCAGGATCGGCAGTGTTCGAGAGGTTAACATCTAGAAACAACATGGAAAGCAATCTGATATCGGTTTTTTTGTTACAACGTTTGCTAGCTGTTGCGCTCACGCCAGATCAAGACCCTGAGGAAAAGTAATGCCCATTGTTGTCGAGTCAGTACACTCAGCCACTTATCAGGACCAGGAAGATCTGCAAAAAATCTATCGCGATGCCCCCCAGTGGCTATTAGCGCCGTTCCACGATGGTCAGGCATTGATTGAGTCGGGGCTAAGCGAAGGCACATTACTCGCGGCACGTTTCAATGATCGACTGCTGGGCGCCGCTTGCGTTCAACGCAACAACAACATTTGGCACCTATCTCAACTGTGCGTAAGAAAATTGACCCGGCGCCGAGGGGTCGCAGAACGCCTGTTGGTCGAGGCACAAAAAATGGCCCGCGTTGCAGGCTGTGAACTGCGCTTGCTGGCGCCTGTCGGACATCTTGAGGCCCAAGCTTTGGCGGCCAAATTCCATCTGATTCTCGATCCGCAGCTGGCTCAGAGCTGAGGGAATGCACACAACAAAAAAACCGTCCGCGGCACGGTTCCAGTCGAGAACGCTATA
This window contains:
- a CDS encoding acetyl-CoA sensor PanZ family protein translates to MPIVVESVHSATYQDQEDLQKIYRDAPQWLLAPFHDGQALIESGLSEGTLLAARFNDRLLGAACVQRNNNIWHLSQLCVRKLTRRRGVAERLLVEAQKMARVAGCELRLLAPVGHLEAQALAAKFHLILDPQLAQS